One Oscillospiraceae bacterium genomic region harbors:
- a CDS encoding hydantoinase/oxoprolinase family protein, which yields MNLGLGIDTGGTYTDAVIYDFDTKKVLAKVKTPTTREDLTACIGSALDKLPQEFVKLIKLVSLSTTLATNACIEDKGCRAKLILMGSTRAVMKWIEADKYYGLRDEDVLCVDTHGSFDGKIIDEPDWDDLFKSEGQWLSDADALSVVESNAIRNGAVCEKNAKIVLSEKYDVPIVLASDLTSGLNVMERGATALLNARLLPVAEEFMNAVGKALQKRGMDLPKMIVRSDGGLMNEHLSRSHPVETILSGPAASVFGGKWLTERDNCLIVDMGGTTTDISVVRNGLPETSGTIRIGNWHTQVRGVFIDTFGLGGDSEITAKDGELVLNARRVMPLCTAAARWPSITGELWRLKEQKRGSAQPLHEFLYLVKEPQGKNYSDAEWELMELLRAGPVMIGGGQLDHYKLGSERLEAEGVVMRCGFTPTDAMHIKGDFSKFDKQASIMGARYFIDCCSLKRDNEENVEKFADEVYELVEKKLYQNLARVLLTNRYPFLRKSGLGDQLTKLIEENWNNRNDRKADPIFDLAFQSGASLVGIGAPTHLFLPEAAKALGMECVIPENAEVANAIGAVIADVSAKVTVEIAPNRTTAGVMGYTVHTPNGNTSHGKLEDAIAAAKSAAERLAIEEARKRGCVGELKVTLESSTGTAYAKGGTKIDLGSLVTAIASGRVEA from the coding sequence ATGAATCTCGGACTCGGCATCGATACCGGCGGAACTTATACGGACGCCGTGATTTACGATTTTGACACTAAAAAAGTACTGGCGAAAGTCAAGACCCCGACCACGCGTGAGGACTTGACGGCCTGCATCGGTTCTGCGCTTGACAAGCTGCCGCAGGAATTTGTAAAACTAATTAAATTGGTCTCGCTCTCCACGACACTCGCCACCAACGCCTGCATCGAGGACAAGGGCTGCCGCGCCAAATTGATTTTGATGGGCAGTACCAGGGCGGTCATGAAGTGGATTGAGGCCGATAAATATTACGGACTGCGCGATGAGGATGTGCTGTGCGTCGATACGCACGGCAGCTTCGACGGCAAGATCATCGACGAGCCGGACTGGGACGATCTGTTCAAATCGGAAGGGCAGTGGCTCTCCGATGCCGACGCGCTCAGCGTGGTCGAGAGCAACGCCATCCGCAACGGCGCGGTCTGCGAAAAGAACGCCAAGATAGTATTAAGTGAAAAATACGATGTCCCGATCGTGCTTGCAAGCGATCTGACAAGCGGTCTGAACGTGATGGAGCGCGGCGCGACCGCATTACTCAATGCGCGGCTGCTTCCGGTAGCGGAAGAGTTTATGAACGCGGTCGGCAAGGCACTGCAAAAGCGGGGTATGGATCTGCCCAAAATGATCGTGCGCAGCGACGGCGGTCTGATGAACGAGCACCTGTCGCGTTCGCATCCGGTCGAGACGATTTTGAGCGGCCCGGCTGCCAGCGTCTTCGGCGGAAAATGGCTGACCGAGCGCGATAACTGCCTGATCGTGGACATGGGCGGCACGACGACCGACATCTCGGTCGTGCGCAACGGCTTGCCCGAGACCTCGGGGACCATCCGCATCGGCAACTGGCACACGCAGGTCAGGGGCGTGTTCATCGACACCTTCGGGCTCGGCGGCGACAGCGAAATCACCGCGAAAGACGGAGAACTGGTCTTGAACGCCCGTCGGGTCATGCCGCTCTGCACGGCGGCGGCAAGATGGCCGTCGATTACCGGCGAACTGTGGCGTTTAAAAGAGCAAAAACGCGGCAGCGCACAGCCGCTGCACGAATTTTTATATCTGGTGAAAGAACCGCAGGGTAAGAACTATTCCGACGCGGAGTGGGAGTTGATGGAGCTGCTGCGTGCCGGCCCCGTGATGATCGGCGGTGGTCAACTCGATCACTATAAACTTGGCAGCGAGCGGCTCGAAGCCGAGGGCGTTGTCATGCGCTGCGGCTTTACGCCGACCGACGCCATGCACATCAAAGGTGACTTTTCCAAATTTGATAAGCAGGCCTCGATCATGGGTGCGCGCTATTTCATCGACTGCTGCTCGCTCAAACGCGACAACGAGGAAAACGTCGAAAAATTCGCCGACGAGGTCTACGAGCTGGTCGAGAAAAAGCTCTATCAAAATCTTGCCCGCGTACTGTTGACCAACCGCTATCCGTTCTTGCGCAAATCCGGTCTCGGCGACCAACTGACCAAGCTGATCGAGGAGAACTGGAACAATCGAAATGATCGCAAAGCCGACCCGATTTTTGATTTGGCATTTCAATCGGGCGCTTCACTGGTCGGCATCGGCGCGCCGACACATCTCTTTTTGCCCGAGGCCGCCAAAGCGCTCGGGATGGAGTGCGTGATCCCCGAAAACGCCGAGGTTGCAAACGCCATCGGTGCGGTGATTGCGGATGTCTCGGCCAAGGTGACTGTTGAGATTGCCCCGAACCGCACGACGGCGGGCGTGATGGGATACACCGTCCATACCCCGAACGGTAACACCTCGCACGGTAAACTGGAAGACGCGATTGCGGCGGCAAAGAGTGCCGCAGAGAGGTTGGCGATTGAAGAAGCGAGAAAACGCGGTTGTGTAGGTGAGTTGAAGGTAACGTTGGAATCGTCGACCGGAACCGCCTATGCCAAAGGCGGTACTAAAATTGATTTGGGTTCACTGGTCACGGCGATTGCTTCCGGGCGCGTCGAGGCCTAA
- the amrS gene encoding AmmeMemoRadiSam system radical SAM enzyme, translated as MICGICPHHCDISEGKTGFCRARENRDGEIVCGNYGRLTSLSLDPIEKKPLYRFFPGSMILSAGSYGCNLSCPFCQNCEISMADKNADTVFFTPEMLVERAKQAVSQGNIGLAFTYNEPLIWYEYVLDCAVLLRENGLKTVLVTNGMICREPLLELLSLIDAMNIDLKGFTKKFYDFVHGDLETVKQTIALSAEKCHIEVTTLVIPGLNDDPKEIEEEAEWLASVNPEIPLHLSRFFPRHKMKDRQSTPIETIYNLRNLAAKYLKYVYTGNC; from the coding sequence ATGATCTGCGGGATCTGTCCGCATCATTGCGACATCTCCGAGGGCAAAACCGGTTTTTGCCGCGCAAGGGAAAACCGGGACGGGGAGATCGTCTGCGGCAACTACGGGCGGCTGACATCCTTGTCGCTCGACCCGATCGAGAAAAAGCCGCTTTACCGCTTTTTCCCCGGCAGCATGATTTTATCAGCCGGCAGCTACGGCTGTAATTTGTCCTGCCCGTTTTGCCAAAACTGCGAAATCTCGATGGCTGACAAAAACGCCGACACGGTCTTCTTCACGCCGGAGATGTTGGTCGAGCGGGCGAAACAGGCCGTGTCGCAGGGCAATATCGGGCTTGCGTTTACTTACAACGAGCCGCTCATTTGGTATGAATATGTCCTTGACTGCGCGGTGCTGTTGCGCGAAAACGGGCTGAAAACCGTACTCGTGACCAACGGCATGATCTGCCGCGAACCGCTGCTTGAACTTTTGTCGTTGATTGACGCGATGAACATCGATTTGAAAGGGTTTACGAAAAAATTTTATGATTTCGTTCACGGCGATTTGGAAACCGTCAAGCAGACAATTGCGTTATCGGCGGAAAAATGTCACATCGAGGTCACGACGCTGGTTATACCGGGCTTGAACGACGACCCCAAAGAGATTGAAGAAGAGGCCGAATGGCTGGCTTCGGTGAATCCGGAGATCCCTTTACACCTGAGCCGTTTTTTCCCGCGCCATAAGATGAAAGACCGCCAGTCGACGCCGATCGAGACGATTTATAACCTGCGCAATCTCGCCGCGAAATATTTAAAATATGTCTATACCGGAAACTGTTAA
- the amrA gene encoding AmmeMemoRadiSam system protein A encodes MSVTAAFAVPHPPIIVPEVGRGEEIKIAKTAAAYEEVMRRIAALKPETVVVTSPHSVMYADYFHISPGGFARGDLGRFRAENVRISVDYDAELVAEICAQAEEDGVSAGTFGETSPDLDHGTMVPIYFLNKFYKEYKLVRIGLSGMPPLAHYRLGQCIAKAANELGRRVVIISSGDLSHKLKKDGPYGFAPEGPQFDEQLTKALGDGDFSALLEFSPDFADAAAECGLRSFQIMAGALDGKKVTHELLSYEGPFGVGYGVAAFEVAGEDAGQNIGEQYKVKQREKLDKVKATEDPYVKLARLSVETYVISGKPAKLPDGLPEEMLAREAGVFVSLKMHGQLRGCIGTIAPTTANIAEEILQNGISAAAHDSRFEPVEPDELPELVYSVDVLGAPERIESPEQLDVKKYGVIVQNGGRRGLLLPDLEGVDTVYDQIDIAKRKAGIRPAEKVELSRFEVVRHR; translated from the coding sequence ATGTCGGTGACTGCGGCCTTTGCCGTACCACACCCGCCGATTATCGTGCCGGAAGTCGGCAGAGGCGAGGAAATAAAGATTGCGAAAACCGCGGCAGCTTATGAAGAAGTCATGCGGCGCATCGCGGCTTTGAAGCCGGAGACCGTGGTGGTAACCAGCCCGCATTCGGTGATGTATGCGGATTATTTTCACATCTCGCCCGGCGGATTTGCGCGGGGTGATCTGGGTCGGTTTCGGGCGGAGAACGTGCGCATCTCGGTCGATTACGACGCCGAATTGGTCGCCGAAATCTGTGCGCAGGCAGAGGAAGACGGGGTCTCGGCGGGTACGTTCGGGGAGACCTCTCCCGATCTCGACCATGGGACGATGGTTCCGATCTATTTTCTTAACAAGTTTTATAAAGAGTATAAGCTCGTCCGGATCGGTTTATCCGGTATGCCGCCGTTAGCACATTATCGCTTGGGGCAGTGCATCGCCAAAGCCGCAAATGAACTCGGTCGGCGGGTTGTTATCATTTCCAGCGGTGATTTATCGCATAAACTCAAAAAGGACGGCCCTTACGGTTTTGCGCCCGAGGGACCGCAGTTTGACGAACAACTCACCAAAGCGCTCGGCGATGGGGATTTTTCGGCGCTGCTCGAGTTTTCGCCCGACTTTGCCGACGCCGCAGCCGAATGCGGCCTGCGCTCGTTTCAGATCATGGCGGGTGCGCTCGACGGCAAAAAGGTCACGCACGAATTACTTTCTTATGAAGGCCCGTTCGGGGTCGGGTACGGCGTAGCAGCCTTTGAGGTGGCCGGAGAGGATGCCGGACAAAATATCGGCGAGCAATATAAAGTAAAACAACGTGAAAAGCTCGATAAAGTAAAGGCAACAGAAGACCCCTATGTCAAACTGGCACGGCTCTCGGTCGAGACCTATGTCATCAGCGGAAAGCCCGCGAAATTACCGGACGGGCTGCCCGAGGAAATGCTGGCACGGGAAGCGGGGGTATTTGTCTCATTGAAAATGCACGGGCAGCTGCGCGGCTGCATCGGGACAATCGCCCCGACGACCGCGAATATTGCCGAAGAAATATTACAAAACGGGATTTCGGCGGCGGCGCACGATTCCCGTTTTGAGCCGGTTGAGCCGGACGAACTGCCGGAGCTTGTGTACAGTGTCGATGTGTTGGGCGCGCCGGAGAGAATCGAGTCGCCGGAGCAGCTCGACGTGAAAAAATACGGAGTGATCGTGCAAAACGGCGGCAGGCGCGGGCTGCTGCTGCCCGATCTCGAGGGCGTCGACACGGTGTATGACCAGATCGACATCGCCAAACGCAAAGCCGGCATCCGGCCCGCCGAAAAGGTGGAGCTTTCGCGCTTTGAGGTGGTGAGGCACAGATGA
- a CDS encoding InlB B-repeat-containing protein → MKKFSKVSAVILALILAAGLFAATTFASEVTNGPGPCPKNNLIYVGNGNTAGSQSDSTEYLAGQKTIVKDQGTLVKTGYTFDGWNTAADGSGDSYEAGDELDFITGVIHHDGFWWYGHWVPAWDETTYGDKTLYAQWKINRYTMTFDSEGGSAVAPVTQNYNTAVAKPANPAKEGYTFAGWYTGDGGTGSAIDFPYTLTGNVTVYAKWNINYYTMMFNSEGGTNVSPITQAYNTVIAAPTAPTRYGFTFDGWYTGALGTGSTIAFPYTIKHDITVHAKWVANTYTLKFDSEGGSSVASISAYFGEYVNSPADPTKAGYTFEGWYLGDDGTGSKAVFPYNIIGNATLYAKWTKIVVVSTASIPTVASTPSVASITTISSTPAPTSVPQMGSGSETSAAAAIILAALLGSGVAILSVRKIREK, encoded by the coding sequence ATGAAAAAATTCTCCAAGGTATCGGCGGTTATTCTCGCACTTATTTTAGCAGCAGGGCTGTTTGCTGCGACAACCTTTGCTTCAGAGGTCACAAATGGACCGGGGCCATGTCCGAAAAATAATCTGATTTATGTCGGAAACGGTAATACCGCCGGTTCGCAATCAGACAGCACAGAATATCTTGCAGGGCAGAAAACTATTGTCAAAGATCAGGGAACCCTTGTAAAAACCGGTTACACTTTTGATGGCTGGAACACGGCTGCCGACGGATCAGGCGACTCATACGAAGCCGGAGATGAGCTTGATTTTATAACAGGCGTAATCCATCACGATGGTTTCTGGTGGTACGGCCACTGGGTTCCTGCTTGGGATGAAACCACTTACGGCGACAAGACTCTGTATGCACAATGGAAAATCAACCGATATACCATGACTTTCGATTCCGAAGGCGGAAGCGCGGTCGCGCCGGTGACACAAAATTACAACACCGCGGTCGCCAAGCCCGCAAACCCGGCCAAAGAGGGTTACACATTCGCAGGCTGGTATACAGGTGACGGCGGAACCGGCAGTGCGATCGATTTCCCCTATACGCTAACGGGAAACGTCACCGTTTATGCTAAATGGAACATCAATTATTACACGATGATGTTTAATTCCGAAGGCGGTACCAATGTTTCTCCCATCACACAGGCTTATAACACTGTGATTGCCGCGCCGACCGCACCGACACGTTACGGATTTACGTTTGACGGCTGGTATACAGGCGCTCTGGGCACCGGTAGCACGATTGCTTTCCCGTATACGATTAAGCATGACATCACTGTTCATGCGAAGTGGGTAGCCAATACCTACACGTTGAAGTTCGATTCCGAAGGCGGCAGTTCTGTCGCTTCGATATCCGCGTACTTCGGCGAATATGTCAACAGCCCCGCGGATCCGACTAAAGCAGGATATACGTTCGAAGGCTGGTATTTAGGAGATGACGGCACCGGCAGTAAGGCAGTATTCCCGTATAATATTATAGGAAATGCCACCCTCTACGCCAAATGGACAAAAATTGTTGTCGTGTCAACCGCATCCATCCCCACGGTTGCCAGTACACCGTCTGTGGCTTCAATAACCACCATCAGTTCCACGCCTGCTCCGACAAGCGTCCCGCAGATGGGCAGCGGTTCCGAAACTTCCGCCGCGGCTGCTATTATCCTTGCAGCTCTGCTGGGATCAGGTGTTGCGATTTTGAGCGTTAGGAAAATTCGCGAAAAATAA
- a CDS encoding InlB B-repeat-containing protein: MKYCKKLSAILISLIFIFGLFSTTVFATTDCGCPLRYHIYYNGNGNTAGSQSESSGWDWENLKVKDQGTLSKTGYTFNGWNTVSDGSGESFLPGDDICFIISSEWIEGHWFLDDCHPIWIPGHWDFEYGDRTLYAQWNINQYTMSFDSRGGSPVAPITQNYNTTVAAPAAPTRDHYSFGGWVDSLNNPISFPYTLVEDITVYAEWQIDSYTMMFDSEGGSSVTPITQNYNTQVIKPEDPTKYGFTFSGWYTGENGTGTLVNFPHTLTDNITVHAKWTAQQFTVSFDSEGGSSVSSVSGNYGEFISSFAIPTKNGFTFEGWYSGDNGTGTLISVPYMITGNVTVYAKWKMINVVSEPSSIATSSISNTVSSPASSAVSSRPTTNVGEGENPTTVPGMGNSNLNMAWITAVLFSMLVLAGIILLRYKKHKAAK; encoded by the coding sequence ATGAAATACTGTAAAAAGCTGTCTGCGATTCTTATCTCTTTGATTTTTATTTTTGGCTTGTTTTCCACAACAGTCTTTGCAACGACCGACTGCGGTTGTCCGCTTCGCTATCATATTTATTATAACGGAAACGGGAACACCGCAGGTTCTCAATCCGAATCTTCCGGATGGGATTGGGAGAATCTCAAAGTTAAAGATCAAGGCACTTTAAGCAAAACAGGCTACACATTTAACGGCTGGAATACCGTAAGCGACGGCAGCGGTGAATCGTTTTTGCCGGGAGATGATATTTGTTTCATCATATCAAGTGAATGGATCGAAGGCCATTGGTTTTTAGATGACTGCCATCCCATTTGGATTCCCGGTCATTGGGACTTCGAATACGGTGACAGAACACTTTATGCCCAATGGAACATAAATCAGTATACAATGTCCTTTGATTCCAGGGGCGGCAGCCCCGTTGCACCGATCACTCAAAATTACAATACAACCGTAGCGGCACCTGCTGCTCCGACTCGGGATCATTACTCTTTTGGCGGTTGGGTCGACAGTTTAAACAATCCCATCAGCTTCCCGTATACCCTTGTTGAAGACATCACCGTTTATGCTGAATGGCAGATCGACAGCTATACCATGATGTTTGACTCTGAGGGCGGTTCTAGTGTTACTCCCATAACACAGAATTATAATACGCAAGTCATTAAACCTGAAGATCCGACGAAGTATGGCTTCACGTTCTCCGGCTGGTACACCGGTGAAAACGGCACGGGCACATTGGTTAATTTCCCGCACACCCTGACAGATAATATTACCGTCCACGCAAAATGGACCGCGCAGCAGTTTACTGTTTCTTTTGACTCCGAGGGGGGCAGTTCTGTCTCCTCTGTCTCCGGCAACTACGGTGAATTTATCTCAAGTTTCGCAATTCCGACGAAAAACGGCTTCACCTTTGAAGGTTGGTATTCCGGAGATAACGGTACCGGAACCCTTATCAGTGTCCCGTATATGATTACAGGCAATGTCACTGTTTATGCCAAATGGAAAATGATTAATGTCGTTTCCGAACCTTCCTCAATAGCGACTTCCAGCATTTCGAATACCGTCTCGTCTCCTGCATCGAGTGCTGTTTCGAGCCGTCCGACGACTAATGTCGGTGAAGGAGAGAACCCGACTACCGTTCCGGGCATGGGTAACAGCAATTTGAACATGGCATGGATAACTGCGGTTCTTTTCTCAATGCTCGTGCTTGCAGGCATTATCCTCTTACGTTATAAAAAACATAAAGCCGCAAAATAA
- a CDS encoding CTP synthase, with product MTKYIFVTGGVVSGLGKGITAASLGRLLKQRGLKVAAQKLDPYMNVDPGTMSPFQHGEVFVTDDGAETDLDLGHYERFIDENLTKYSNLTSGKVYWNVLNRERAGGYLGETVQIIPHITNEIKDFIYAGAKNSGAEVLITEIGGTTGDIESQSFLEAIRQISLEVGRENCLFIHVTLVPYIRGSEEHKSKPTQHSVKELRSMGISPDIIIARADDPIGEGIKAKISLFCNVKRDCVIENLTLPCLYEAPIMLHDNGLDNVVCRELKIDGVEPDLTEWRQMVADIKSRDKTVKIAMVGKYTRLHDAYLSIIESFNHAGSSLGAKVKILWIDSERLNPKNTAETLSDADGILIPGGFGDRGIEGMIQAVKYARENRIPLFGICLGMQIMTIEFARSVCGYADANSGEFSADSKHKVIDIMEEQKKIITKGGTMRLGAYPCVTAEDTVMRNSYQSKNISERHRHRYEFNNEYRDEFQQKGLVISGISPDGTLVEAVELPGHPFFVGVQFHPEFKSRPNRPHPLFVSFIKAALGRVK from the coding sequence ATGACAAAGTATATCTTTGTGACCGGCGGCGTTGTCTCGGGCCTTGGCAAAGGTATCACGGCAGCTTCACTGGGGCGGTTGCTCAAACAGCGCGGACTCAAAGTCGCCGCGCAAAAGCTCGACCCGTATATGAACGTCGATCCGGGCACCATGAGTCCGTTTCAGCACGGCGAGGTCTTCGTCACGGACGACGGCGCCGAGACCGACCTCGATCTCGGCCACTACGAGCGCTTCATCGATGAAAATCTCACCAAATATTCAAATCTGACCTCCGGCAAGGTCTATTGGAACGTCCTGAATCGCGAACGGGCGGGCGGATACCTGGGCGAGACCGTCCAGATCATCCCTCACATCACCAACGAGATCAAGGACTTTATTTATGCCGGCGCAAAAAACAGCGGCGCAGAGGTGCTGATTACCGAAATCGGCGGCACCACCGGCGACATCGAGAGCCAGTCGTTTTTGGAGGCCATCCGCCAGATTTCGCTGGAAGTCGGCCGCGAAAACTGCCTATTCATCCATGTGACGCTGGTACCCTATATCCGCGGCTCTGAGGAGCACAAATCCAAACCCACCCAGCATTCGGTCAAGGAACTGCGTTCGATGGGCATTTCGCCCGATATCATCATCGCCCGCGCGGACGACCCGATCGGCGAGGGCATCAAAGCCAAAATATCGTTATTTTGCAACGTCAAGCGCGACTGCGTCATCGAAAATCTCACCCTGCCCTGCTTGTATGAAGCGCCCATCATGCTGCATGATAACGGCCTTGACAACGTGGTCTGCCGCGAACTCAAAATCGACGGCGTCGAACCCGATCTGACCGAGTGGCGTCAGATGGTCGCCGACATCAAATCCCGCGACAAGACCGTTAAAATCGCCATGGTCGGCAAATATACCCGCCTGCACGATGCGTATCTCTCGATCATCGAATCGTTCAATCACGCGGGTAGCAGCTTGGGTGCAAAAGTCAAAATTTTATGGATCGACAGCGAGCGGCTGAACCCGAAAAACACCGCCGAAACCCTCTCTGACGCCGACGGCATTTTAATCCCCGGCGGATTCGGCGACAGAGGCATCGAGGGCATGATCCAGGCGGTCAAATACGCCCGTGAGAATCGCATCCCTCTGTTCGGTATCTGTCTCGGCATGCAGATTATGACCATCGAATTTGCCAGAAGCGTTTGCGGCTATGCCGACGCCAATTCCGGTGAGTTCTCGGCCGATTCCAAACATAAAGTCATCGATATCATGGAAGAGCAAAAGAAAATCATCACCAAAGGCGGCACGATGCGCCTCGGCGCGTATCCCTGCGTGACCGCGGAAGACACCGTCATGCGCAATTCCTATCAATCTAAAAATATCAGCGAGCGCCACCGCCACCGCTATGAATTCAATAACGAATACCGCGATGAATTTCAGCAGAAAGGCCTTGTCATCAGCGGCATCTCCCCTGACGGGACATTGGTCGAAGCCGTGGAGTTGCCCGGCCACCCATTCTTTGTCGGTGTCCAGTTCCATCCCGAATTCAAGAGCCGCCCCAACCGCCCACATCCGCTGTTTGTCTCTTTTATCAAAGCTGCGCTCGGACGAGTCAAATAA
- a CDS encoding metallophosphoesterase, producing MPEAGRINITALSAVAAAYAVLVAAVFWEGLAVRSYTVRTSKIRQPVRIILITDLHGSLYGGNQKNLIKAVKKQNPDIVFFSGDIFDEYSADDNAERLLSALSAFYPCFYITGNHESWRNDTAAIKERVRKFGITTLEGTGQTVKIKGQEIMVFGIDDPEGFSGSAYSKSKIGNGWYQQLESCRTQIQSQKFCILLSHRPELISSYENSGFDLVLSGHAHGGQARLPGIINGLYAPNQGFFPKYTGGLYELVNTDLIVSRGLCKNGIPRIFNPPELVNVDIEPLFSK from the coding sequence ATGCCTGAAGCCGGCAGAATCAATATCACCGCTTTATCCGCCGTCGCTGCTGCTTATGCGGTGCTTGTCGCTGCTGTTTTCTGGGAGGGACTTGCGGTCAGGTCATATACCGTTAGAACAAGCAAAATCCGGCAGCCGGTTCGCATTATATTGATTACTGACCTGCACGGCTCGTTATATGGGGGTAATCAAAAAAATCTGATTAAAGCCGTTAAAAAACAAAATCCCGATATCGTGTTCTTTTCCGGCGACATCTTTGATGAATATTCGGCTGATGATAATGCAGAACGGCTGCTGTCGGCCTTAAGCGCTTTTTACCCGTGTTTTTATATCACCGGAAACCATGAGAGTTGGAGAAACGATACTGCGGCGATCAAGGAACGTGTAAGAAAATTCGGAATTACAACTCTGGAGGGAACCGGGCAGACTGTAAAGATTAAAGGACAGGAGATCATGGTTTTCGGAATTGACGATCCCGAAGGATTTTCCGGCTCTGCGTATTCCAAGAGTAAAATAGGAAACGGTTGGTATCAGCAGCTTGAGAGCTGCCGAACTCAAATTCAGAGTCAAAAGTTTTGTATCCTGCTGTCACACCGGCCTGAGCTTATTTCTTCTTACGAAAATAGCGGTTTCGATTTAGTGCTTTCAGGTCACGCGCACGGCGGCCAGGCACGTCTTCCGGGGATAATAAACGGTCTTTATGCGCCCAATCAGGGCTTTTTCCCGAAATACACGGGTGGTCTTTATGAGCTTGTAAACACAGATTTGATTGTGAGCCGCGGTCTATGTAAAAATGGAATTCCGCGTATATTTAACCCGCCCGAGCTGGTGAATGTTGATATTGAACCTCTGTTTTCAAAATAG
- a CDS encoding ADP-ribosylglycohydrolase family protein, producing the protein MLDVILYREKEGLGAEPFLAAIEAKIPAGDFIKRCESAADLKEGAEKTSAILALYAESQALPTKAGRTIDPVTPEDIIKWCPILQSPFQYGLTDGQKNALGKADKVLTGIPAYDLARSYIKLHRFAQPETVLAFLTENPKQLTNAQKIAVLNAQDGKNAYETAGFANPFRADSDALAIGAAFGVAFAPQPEIAAENAMKYALVSYLKGGVYAAMWMAAMIAHASTISDPEVFTVRSLSCVPIPSMWFRAVAWMQRNLNCKVDAAECAKDLVRVVCHHGVTRDEGAITDPEPDEIMKKFIQNGAYSNAMAVAAALLYSEGDPKKALDNVDLFGCDISLNRSLVKAVTVLMK; encoded by the coding sequence ATGCTGGATGTGATTTTGTACCGTGAGAAAGAAGGACTCGGCGCCGAGCCCTTTTTAGCCGCAATAGAAGCAAAAATACCCGCCGGGGATTTTATAAAGCGCTGTGAAAGCGCTGCCGATTTGAAAGAGGGAGCGGAGAAAACGTCCGCCATCCTTGCGCTTTATGCCGAGAGTCAGGCGCTGCCGACCAAGGCCGGGCGCACGATCGATCCCGTGACACCGGAAGACATCATCAAATGGTGCCCGATTTTGCAGTCGCCGTTTCAATACGGACTGACCGACGGGCAGAAGAACGCGCTCGGAAAAGCCGATAAGGTATTAACGGGCATTCCGGCATATGACCTTGCACGCAGCTATATCAAACTGCACAGGTTTGCGCAGCCGGAGACGGTTTTGGCCTTTTTAACGGAAAATCCGAAGCAGCTGACAAACGCGCAAAAGATTGCTGTTTTAAACGCACAGGATGGAAAAAACGCTTATGAAACCGCGGGTTTTGCAAATCCGTTCCGTGCGGATTCGGACGCGCTTGCCATCGGAGCGGCATTCGGAGTCGCTTTTGCACCGCAGCCCGAAATCGCCGCCGAGAACGCGATGAAATATGCATTAGTCAGCTACCTCAAGGGCGGGGTATATGCCGCGATGTGGATGGCCGCGATGATCGCCCACGCCTCGACGATCTCCGATCCCGAGGTGTTTACGGTGCGGTCGCTGTCGTGCGTGCCGATTCCGTCGATGTGGTTTCGGGCGGTCGCCTGGATGCAGCGCAACCTCAACTGCAAAGTCGATGCCGCCGAGTGCGCAAAGGACTTGGTTCGGGTGGTTTGCCATCACGGCGTGACAAGAGACGAAGGCGCAATCACCGATCCCGAGCCCGATGAGATCATGAAAAAGTTTATTCAAAACGGCGCATATTCCAATGCGATGGCCGTCGCCGCGGCGCTGTTATACAGCGAAGGCGATCCTAAAAAAGCGCTTGACAACGTCGATTTGTTCGGCTGCGATATCTCATTGAACCGATCATTGGTGAAGGCAGTAACCGTATTAATGAAATAA